The Caloenas nicobarica isolate bCalNic1 chromosome 8, bCalNic1.hap1, whole genome shotgun sequence genome contains the following window.
tttcttccatgCCTGTTgtgcttttctcttcctgtgCATAAGCAGCAGCTAATTATTGCCTAAACCTTTGCACTGTCTCTGCCCTTTCCCCAGCCCTCACTGCTGACTCTCAGCTCCTCATGAGGCTTCGGGAGTTGCTGGTGACCAGGAAGATAAAAGGCTGTGTCTGTTGTACCCTCTGCCTGTGACTGAGTTCTTTCTTGTCCCTTTACGAAAGGCAGAGGATAGTATTATCTTAGATTAGTCCATTTACTGACTCAAAAACTACTTGTCTTAAAACATTGGTGTGTTTTTACTATTGCTGCCTTCAAATCCACAATTTAGCAAATATTATATCTGCTTAAAATAGAGCCCTTAACAGTTAGCAAGTGTATAACAGCCACTTAAACCAGACCTGTCTGGGTGACTCTTTACTTGACAACTGTGTAAGAACTTTCATCAGGATATCTTTACACTcctaaataaaaatctttatttccttctgatgGTAGATACGTATTCTATAGAGAGTATAGAATTGAGGCACAGAATAATTACATGAACACACAGTAAATCAACTGCAGACTTGTGAATGATTCCTTCCTCAGaagttttttccctttcctgtaACTACTAagtgtgttttttcctccttgatcAACTTTTGGTGATTGCATGTGTGATCCTTCAAcattgttgtttttatttctctttctcctccaaTGCACTCGCTGTGGTTAATAATACACAGAACGCCAGGGCAGTGACCCCcggtttgctgctgctgtgctgtcttGGATCGCGAGCAAACGTGGTGACAGAGGGAAAAGCTGTTTCAGCTACTGCATGTAGCCATGTGTTTGTGGCTTGCTTTTCTTGGTTGTTTCTAGGAGGGTCAATGAGTAATGTGTTTATCCAATTTTGATTATTAGATTTATATTTTTGCAAACTAACTGCATTTTCAATACTCAATGAATTGTTAATGAAGTGTTGATgatgttgtggtttgtttgtttctttccccaccagatttcctgtttttctgggGAGCTGTCTTTTTAATTACCACTACACTGGTTGCccttttgaaaaaggaaaacaaggaactAACACcaacaaaagaagaaacaaaaggcatCACTGACACATACAGGCTGCTATTCTCAATAATCAAGATGCCAGCAGTTCTTACTTTCTGTCTCTTGATCCTCACAGCAAAAGTACGTAAATACATCTATGAATTGTTAGATGCTGATGATATTGGAGTCTGGAAGGTCGCTGAGGCCCTGTGATGTAACTTATTTCTTAGTTTTGCTAGTGGTTGTCATCAGAGTTCTGAATTTTCACGTGAAATGTGAAACAGAATTGCTTATAGCATTGTGCCAAGCAGGGTTGTACAACAGAGAACATCTGTTTGAGCTTTTCTCAGTGTTTACACAAGCATTAAAGAGCAGTTTGATTACAATCTAGTATTAtagtaatttgtttttaaacatttttaaacagctgGGCTGTTTGTATAGTCTGAGAAGggcagaaaatgtttcttttgacCTAAATGTTATTCCCAGAATTTGCAACTCTGTATAAACCAGGTTTCCACAGCTTCTGGTTGGCTATCATGGATACCAACAGCAATTAGAGCACAGGCATGGAAGTTGTTGCTACGTTTCATGTTCTTGGTATAGTTTTGGCACTGATGACAGTAAGAGGGCACAAGTGTAGAACATTTCTCAGAACTCCCTTGGAAATCAAATCAGAAACAGAAGTGACTTGTACTCTATCACATTAAGCTGAATTTATAGCCAGACTATCGCTGCTTTCCTCGGTTTATTTTGTGTAACTTCCATTGCAGGTTGGATTTTCAGCAGCAGATGCTGTAACGGGACTCAAACTGGTGGAAGAGGGAGTCCCGAAAGAGCACTTGGCTCTGCTGGCAGTTCCGATGGTTCCCTTGCAGATCATATTGCCTCTGATTATCAGCAAATACACTGCAGGCCCCCAGCCACTGAACACATTTTACAAAGCTATGCCTTTCaggtaaaaacaaaccaatTGCATTTTATAGAAGCGTACTAATTTGCGTATGCAGCTCAAGTGTAGGATTTCTTGTGTAACTCTCTAAGTTCCAGATACAAGAAAGTGTGTCAGAATTCTCATAGTCCATTGAAATCTCTCTGACTTGTGCCTTGAAGATGATTCATGTAGTATCACATGTAAGAAAGCAGAACATGAGGTGTTTTTAAGATGCGTCTACAACAGCGCTGGAGCAGCAGTCTCCTGCTCTTATTCAGTTCCTTACTCATGAGTCGCTCTGACTGGATCTGTAAAATTAGGTGTAAAATTCCCGATGTCAGAGAGGCAGAATGCACTGAGAAGTCACTCGGTGCATCTGCTTTGCCAAGGCAATGGAGAATGAAAGAAGCTGAGTCAGGCTGGTGCGAAAAAGGAgacatttcatttctgtgttgtGTTTTATACAGGAGTTTGCTTATGGAGTTGTAAAACCAATGAATCCAGCAAAATACCTAATGCTGTTACTCAGTTAATGTAATGTAGCTGTTACTGTAACTTGTTCTTAAGCAACTATGTATGtgtttgtcaaaaaaaaaaaaagggtagaCCTTGTTCCAGCTGAATTTGGTTGAATATCTTGTGTATTGCTTTCtaaaaaatagatttctgtGTGAAGGGGTGGGGAGAGAGCTGGTATAGGAGATCTGGCAGTGAATTATGTTTCTATGGAAGacagaattacagaattgtCTAGgtataaaatgttttccatttcagtgcttgccaaatatttaatatataattcTGAGATAGATATAGTTGTAACTATTTAGACATAAACTATCTTAATGTATTCTGTATGTATAAATGTTCAATAGTTGCTTTGTATCAAGGAAACACGTGGAAAGAATTCCTTGAATTATGAATTATCTTTCTTATTCCTCCAGATTACTACTTGGCCTGGAATTTGCTTTTCTGGTATGGTGGACTCCTAAAGTAAAACATGAAGGAGGATTTCCTGTCTACTACTATGTTGTAGTACTGCTGAGTTATGCTTTACATCAGGTAACACTGTGTGTGGGAAGTGGGGGAGCCCAGGGGTGTTTCATATCCCTCAACTAGAGGACTGTAAATGCCGTTATCTGCTTTTGACCTTAGTTACACCAGAATCCCTCTGGGTCTGACCTGTTGTGCTGTGCGGCTGTATTTACTTCTGATACTCTTGCCAATAttatttctccctcttccaTGCGCTCCACTGGACATCTTATGTGGAGTTACTTTTAGTTCACCagatctggttttgtttcacagatttatttttttttccccaaacccaGAAGCTCAAAATCGTGATAGAGCTGGAGAAATCCCAGCATGCTGAGTTTCATAGCCACGATGATGATCATGCTTATTGTGCAGATCCATAATGTGATGTGATCCTGGTCccagaaaaaatacttcattgaTTTTTTGGAAGAATGTCATAATGGATCTGATCCGAAGgcctggaaaataaatgtgtgatAGAAACCGGGCTTTGGATCAGAACTAAAATGTATACAGTGCCTTGAGAGTTGATTTAAAACAtgaaagtgttatttttatatgcaaTTTGAGCTGGCTTTATTGTTCATCAGTTTGCTACCCTGAATCATTGCGGTGCCTGTGTGGCTGGCTCTGTTTCAGCGCCACCCCAGACAAGCAGCACGGCCGCTCCGTGGGGTGAGCAGAGAGACAGGCTGCAGAGGTCGTTTCTCTCTCGTGCAATTTTCAGCTGCTGGGTTACTTTTCAGTCAGTGTTGCTAACTTCAAGTCATCGCTCAGAACAGTTTTTATGTTGTCCTTGTCTGTAActggggagaccttactgtGCCATGGGTTTTCTCACCTCCTGTAGATCACACTGTATAGCATGTATGTTGCAATAATGGCTTTCAACGCTAAAGTCAGCGACCCGCTGATCGGAGGGACCTACATGACGCTCCTAAACACGGTGTCGAACCTGGGAGGAAACTGGCCTTCCACTGTCGCTCTCTGGCTTGTGGACCCGCTCACGGTGAAGGAGTGCGCAGGAGCCCAGGAACAGACCTGCGGAActacagcagctgcagaagtaAGTTTTGGAAGCTGTGAAGGTCTCTGTTCAGTTCTTACCTAATGAAATTGCTTCTGTTAGgttctttttgcctttgaaaaccTTCATAGTGCATAGTTTATGCTTAAAGATTTCCACTGATGGAGCTAATCTTCCTGTCTGAtaaaattaaatctgttttcatcTGTACACTCTTAATAACTAACATCTTACCAAAGATTTGCAGCTGGAGAGTAGTTGTCCATTTCTTTCTGGGCAGGATGAAAAGCTGGTGTTAGAAGCACTAGATCGGTGCCCCATTCTTTGCGGTGCAAGGAGCCTGGTGTTAACATTTTTGAGAGCAAACCTTGCTAAGCTGAGAGTTGCGTAATTAGACACTCTGTTCTTGGCAGGCTGGCTGTCCCCCAAGTCCCTTAAGTTTTGTGGTAGGTTTTTGTTCCTTCTGTCCTTCTGGAGGTTTCCCATCTGGACACCCCGATACCTTCTCCCGTGACGTTACTTTGCTGTCTTTGATCTTCACGCTCCATGCGAAATGGAGTGGTGGGACTGGCCACCTTCCAGCTCTGGGCAGCAATGTGGAAGAGAACAAAGAACTCGCTGTGCTGCTGTGCGCAGATCAAACAACGGGACGCAAACCTGCCTGGAAAGCAGGGTTTCAAATTCACCTGCTCATGAGCAAATGAGAAATTTTACCCTCTCTATTTGGGAGGGTGGAAATGTTTGGAGGACTTCTGGGTTTGTGGTTggattttggtgttttgttttgctttcctgcacTCATGACTGAGATTTATTTCACACTCGAATGCCAGGACTCTTTGGGATGTGCAGGTTCTCTAAATGAACCATGGAGTCAAACATGCCTTGTTTGAACTGGAGTTGCAGTTTTTCTGCAGTGTGCGCTTCTCCTGCCCGTCTCTCGTTGGGTTGCCGCTGCTGAGCTGCCCTGTGCCCGGGCCTCTGTCGAATTTGAGCCTCTCCTCCTTCACCTCACCCCTCTGATCTTGCTTCACATCCTCCCAGTTGGTAACATTCCACCACCACTCCCTCCTGATTCCTAATCTGATCTTGACATATCTCAGAATTATGAAAATGCTGGCAGAACCTCAACCAAAGGACTGATTTATCTTGGGATTATCGCAGGATTGAAAGCTGAACAATAGCAGAAACGTATCGTGTGCTACACACGTACCCTTTAAGTTCTGGATCTTCTGTCTTCCAGTTCTGCAATTAAACATCCTGggcatgtttttttttctgagaaatatgCAGCATTTTGTACTGTCCAGTGTAGTGAGATGCaaggttattatttttaaagaagtcatTTGGatagctgggggaaaaaaaaatctcgatGGGGTTAAGAGCAGTGTTTGCAGTTTCAGGGCAGCCTGCGACAGCCAGACAGTTTGTGTGTTCTTGAGTTATTGGCCCAGGGGACTAAGGGACTATGCTCCATTTACTGTTTTATgacagttttgctgcttttcgTACCAATGGTGCACTTGAAAGCCTCTCCTACTATCTCTGTAAGAAACAAGGAAGattaaacaaatacatttagTCATAACAAagagcaagtaaaaaaaaaaaagcggatATTTAATGCCTAGTTTCTAAAAGTCTGTGTTTATCTCCCAGGGAATACTTAAGGCATCAACTTGTGctcctgtgtttcagctctGCACAAAAGCTGGTGGTTCCTGCATTACTACCTTGGATGGTTACTACGTGGAGTCTGTCATCTGCGTTATTCTGGGGTTTGGCTGGTGGTTCCTACTTGggccaaaatttaaaaagctgcagGACGAAGGACAGTCTTCCTGGAAGTGCAAGAGGACCAATTGACGCAGCTGAAATACTGGATGGACTAGCAAGGTCATTTTAGTTTTATTACAAAGACATATCCCATAATCAATAAGCAGGAAtctagatatttttaaatgccacaCCACTGAAAAACAGGATGGCTGAGACATGGTATGTTTGTATGTGATACCGCTTCCCCTCCCTCTATGGAAATGTCGGTTCAGAAAGTAATTGTTAAAAGACAGCACCTATGTACTGCATACATATCCCCAAGCTCTGGTTTCAGAGTCGTGGTTGCTGGTGTAACCGACGTCTGAATTTCCATGTGTTGACTATGGAAAAACTCCTTGTGCCATGTctgtctgagcagcagctgcgtCAGCCGAGCTCCAGCTCTTTCTGTTCAACCAGAGATGATCTGACGCGGGGGGCTGGCCCGGGGAAGGATGGCAAGGGCATTTTGATGTGTAGGTTGAGTGTGTTGTACTATGGAATTCCTTGTGGGAAGAGAAATGTTAAATGTCTCTGGGCTTTGTTTCTTCTCACTTTATGAACTGTAACCGCACCTCAAAGGATGAAATGTTTCAGAGattcttttaaatgtattttctggcTTTTATAAGCTTTAAAgatttataagaaaatatttttataaacaaattacatttgtttaatttatttctgctgtttcaaagCATTTTGATTTACATTCAAAGTACTTTCCTGATGAAAAATTGCTGTAAGGTAGGACTTAAAAGCAACGCACAATACTCTAAGCCTTGAGCCCCGAAGGTGTAAACTGCGTCATGTAGCAGCTGGCACACGAGGGAGAGGGCGTGCGGGCCTGTGGACAACGGTTGCTGTTTGAGGGAATGAATCGATAGCGTTGATTCCTCTATGTCACTAAAATTTGTATATTCAATTTCAAAATCAGTAGAAAAAATGCGTCTGTTCCCAGCTAGGGATAAGCAAAGATGACCAGTGCCTTTGGAAGAGATTTGGTGATGACAAACTTGCCAAATTCCCAGTGAGCCAGTGTATGACTTGCTGCCACGTAAATCAAGGTAAATCCTGCGGTAGAGCTGCTCCAGGAGCTCGTCACTGATGCTGTGTCTTGGAAATGTTCCTGTTGCGTTTATCAGAAACGACTTCCCCCGAGTGCCTTAGTGATGTACAGCACGCGGCCTGTACGCCTGGAGAGGGGCACTCGCACGTTGCTGGATGTATATGCTACATCgatattaaaagagaaaagtattaaaaatacctttgaaaGGTATgtgatttccttttctgttctgtgcttCTTGCCTTGTCGATATTTGAAGTGTTGCTTGGTGACCCATACtccaggggggttgtggatcTTTTGTTCCTGTATGtttcaggaaaacagtaaaTTGATGCCAGCTTTTTAGTGAGGGGAGGGGACATACGGGCGTGTACACAGTGTCTGTGTGGCACGAGGAGTGAGGAGGTGTCCAGAAGGGGACAGTGTGACCAAGTGGCACTGACACTCGTTCCTCTGTGTCCCCTCTCCCATCCAAGTGACACCATGGGGGTTGTGGAAACTTGAACCCTGAGCTGCAGATCTGCCGTCCAGCCACGGCGCGTTCGCACCAGTTGTTTCAAGTACAGCAGAACCAGTCAAGCTAAAGAAAAGCACATTGTTTCCAGTCCCCAAACTTAAAGTCTTCTAGTTTCACCTCTGCATAAGCACAAAAAGAATGTAAGAATATATCAGAGATTTTTAGCTGAAGGTGGGTGCACCTTTCACGCCTCACCATTAACTGTGTACGAGGCACCTCAGTTCTGTGGCTTCACTGGAGCAAGGGCAGCTTACTTGAACCACATCTTGTCCCCACCTAGATAATTGCGAGgggatttattatttttgtgactTGAGGGAAAGCTTCTCATCTGCAGCATGtgagaaattaaatttataaatgttttagAGTTTGCTTTTACTTTGCAATTTTCTTTCACTATTTCTAAAGGTGCCAGTGAAACTTGTTATTTATAAAGATGGGCTGAAAATTGCTTCTCAGTAcattaattttgattttgccgagttcacagaatcacagaatgttagggattggaagggacctcgaaagatcatctagtccaatccccctgccagggcaggaacacccaggtgaggttacacaggaggcgtccaggcgggttttgaatgtctccagagaaggagaatccacaacccccctgggcagcctgttccagtgttctgtcaccctcactgagaagaagtttcttctcaaatgtaagtggaacctcttgtgttccagcttgaacccattaccccttgtcttactgttggttgtcaccgagaagagcctggctccatcctcgtgacacccaccctttatatatttataaacattgatgaggtcacccctcagtctcctcttctccaagctaaagagccccagctcctcagcctttcctcacacgggagatgctccactcccttaaccatctttgtggccctgcactggactctctccagcagttccctgtcctcctggaactgaggggcccagaactggacaccagttccagatgaggtctcaccaggacagagtagaggggaaggagaacctctcttgacctactaaccaccccgcttctaatacaccccaggatgccattggccttcttggccacaagggcacagtgctggctcatggtcatcctgctgtccccaggacccccaggtccctttcccctacactgctctctaacaggtcattccccaacctgtactggaacctggggttgttcctgcccagatgcaagactctacattttcccttgttatatttcattaaatttttccccgcccaactctctagcctgtccagatctcgctggatggcagcacagcctctggcgtgtcagccactcctcccagcttggtgtcatcagcaaacttgctgatagtacactcaattccctcgtccaagtcattgatgaatatattgaatagtattggtcccagaacggacccctgaggcactccactagatacaggcctccaaccagactccgccccattgatcacaactctctggcttctctccttcagtcagtttgcagtccacctcactacccgatcatccagtccacacttcctcagttttgccgtgaggatgctgtgggagacggtgtcaaatgctttgctgaagtcaaggtagaccacatccactgctctgccattgtcaatccaccttgttacgtcttcataaaaggctatgaggttggtcaagcatgacttccccttggtgaagccatgttgactgtccctgatgaccctcttatccttgatatgtcttaagatggcaccaaggataaggtgttccatcactttcccagggatggaggtgaggctgaccggtctatagttgcccgggtcctccttcttgccctttttgaagaccggagtgacatttgctttcctccagtcctcaggcacctctcccgtttcccaagacttggcaaagatgatggagagcggtccagcgatgacttcagccagctccctcagcacccgcgggtgcatcccatgCACCATCTAAACGTAAACCCCAGATCAGTGATGATATATGAATTCTGACCTGTATTGTTTCCTCTTTCAAACTGGAGAAACAACTGAAAGATTAGTTCTTTTTATCTATGTTGCTATTCTGTAACATGAGTCAGAAATGTTCCTGCTATGCCAGCTGATGAGCAGATTGCAGAAACGAACCAGGAAACTTTTGGTcttgctacatttttttttcctcccaactctattttaaagtgaaataatttatttttttgaaatattagaaTTATTGTACGCTTTAGTATCTTTGACATAAAagaataacttttttaaaagacaagcaGCAAGAAGCAGCCCACTGTGTTCCTGTGTCCTGGGTTAATTCCTGATCGGGATGTTTGTGAATGAGGCAGGTCCTGGGGTAGGTCAGCGGGAGGGGAGcaggaacagctctcctgtgtcCTTAGGGGACTTCACCGTGCAGGAAACTTGTCGTCACCTGCGCTCGCGGGTGCAATTTGTTGTTTCTCCAAATCCTGGCGAGGCAGACGGTGCTGCGCTTCAGTTCTGTGGCTCCAGCGCCCAGAGGGTGCGTGAGGGAAGCGCGGGTGGGAGAAGCTGCGGAAGGTGGGATCAGGTCGTGCACCCGCTGCGGCCCCCCCAGGACCATGAGCTCTGGTGCCGTCCGTCACAACAACCAACcgttctgcttttaaaataccagCTCCACGTTTCACCTTTTTTTACAGACACTGAAGGATCTGCCAGTGCTGATTGTCAATagttcttcattttctctaaaGCTGTTTGGTTTCGTTGTCCTCTGGGTGTTCTCGGTGCAGTTTCAACATGATCATAAATGCTGTTCTGATAAGAGATAGTGTTCTGATAAGATATGGTGTTCTGATGATTTTTGACCTGATAAaatgggggagggagggagttGTGTCCCTGAGTAAGCAGTATGTGGAAGCAGCGTGAGAACTGCGGCTTTGCAGGCAGCAACATCATCTGACTCTGCAAGCCCCCAATGAGACCCTActatttatttagcattttgCCCAACATGCACATTGGAGCAAAGTCAGCAGTGCACTTCCGAATTGTCACTTGGGTACAAGCTACGTTTTTGCTAAAAATGAGTGTTTGCACT
Protein-coding sequences here:
- the SLC33A1 gene encoding acetyl-coenzyme A transporter 1 translates to MSPAIVAQEGGRQRRAASHHHYLDVRSEAPPGLALCGDGLPGGEAEALVPPEPGVRGARGCRAELGSILLLLVLYVLQGIPLGLAGSVPLILQSKSASYTDQAFFSFVFWPFSLKLLWAPLVDAVYLRGFGRRKSWLVPTQYVLGLFMIYMSTQVDVLLGDGEGRGPDVVALTVTFFLFEFLAATQDIAVDGWALTMLSRENVGYASTCNSVGQTAGYFLGNVLFLALESASFCNKYLRFQPQPQGIVTLSDFLFFWGAVFLITTTLVALLKKENKELTPTKEETKGITDTYRLLFSIIKMPAVLTFCLLILTAKVGFSAADAVTGLKLVEEGVPKEHLALLAVPMVPLQIILPLIISKYTAGPQPLNTFYKAMPFRLLLGLEFAFLVWWTPKVKHEGGFPVYYYVVVLLSYALHQITLYSMYVAIMAFNAKVSDPLIGGTYMTLLNTVSNLGGNWPSTVALWLVDPLTVKECAGAQEQTCGTTAAAELCTKAGGSCITTLDGYYVESVICVILGFGWWFLLGPKFKKLQDEGQSSWKCKRTN